The Juglans regia cultivar Chandler chromosome 2, Walnut 2.0, whole genome shotgun sequence genome includes a window with the following:
- the LOC108992460 gene encoding probable cinnamyl alcohol dehydrogenase 1: MSSSSASADDSCLGWAARDESGVLSPYNFSRRTLGVDDVSIRITHCGVCYADVIWTRNGHGDSKYPLVPGHEIAGIVKEVGSNVHRFKVGDHIGVGTFVNSCRDCEYCNDDEEVYCAKGMTLTFNDVDADGTITKGGYSSYIVVHERYCFSIPDDYPLASAAPLLCAGITVYAPMVRHKMNLQPGKSLGVIGLGGLGHMAVKFGKAFGLIVTVFSTSLSKKEEALSLLGADRFVISSDQEQMKALAKSLDFIVDTASGDHPFDPYLSLLKIGGVLALVGFPSEVQFSPASLNIGMRTVSGSITAGLKVTQEMIDFCAARKIYPMIEVIPIEYANEAIERLLKRDVKYRFVIDIEKSLK; encoded by the exons ATGAGCTCCTCAAGTGCAAGTGCTGATGACTCATGCCTTGGATGGGCAGCAAGAGATGAGTCTGGAGTTCTATCACCATACAACTTCAGCCGCAG GACTCTTGGAGTTGACGATGTTTCAATAAGAATTACACACTGTGGAGTTTGTTATGCTGATGTAATTTGGACAAGGAATGGACATGGGGATTCGAAGTATCCTTTAGTGCCTGG ACATGAGATTGCTGGAATTGTAAAAGAGGTCGGTTCCAATGTTCACCGCTTCAAAGTTGGTGACCATATTGGAGTGGGAACCTTTGTCAACTCATGCAGGGATTGTGAGTATTgcaatgatgatgaagaagttTATTGTGCAAAAGGAATGACACTCACTTTTAACGATGTGGATGCGGATGGTACTATTACAAAAGGAGGATATTCAAGTTATATTGTTGTGCATGAAAG GTACTGCTTCAGCATACCTGACGACTATCCATTGGCTTCAGCAGCTCCTTTGCTTTGTGCTGGAATTACTGTGTATGCTCCCATGGTGCGCCACAAGATGAACCTGCAACCTGGTAAATCTTTAGGAGTGATTGGGCTTGGAGGTCTTGGTCACATGGCAGTGAAGTTTGGGAAGGCTTTTGGGTTGATTGTGACAGTTTTCAGCACtagcttatcaaaaaaagaggaAGCGCTGAGTTTACTTGGTGCAGACAGATTTGTGATCTCATCTGACCAAGAGCAGATGAAG GCCCTGGCCAAGTCCCTTGACTTTATAGTCGACACGGCATCTGGTGATCACCCATTTGATCCATACTTGTCGCTGTTGAAGATTGGTGGTGTTCTTGCTCTCGTGGGGTTCCCAAGTGAAGTCCAATTCAGCCCTGCAAGCCTAAATATTG GAATGAGAACTGTTTCTGGTAGCATAACCGCTGGATTAAAAGTTACACAAGAAATGATAGACTTCTGTGCTGCTCGTAAAATTTACCCAATGATAGAAGTAATTCCAATTGAGTATGCAAACGAAGCTATCGAGAGGCTACTGAAGAGAGATGTGAAGTACCGGTTTGTGATTGATATTGAGAAATCCCTTAAATGA
- the LOC108993260 gene encoding protein CHUP1, chloroplastic-like, giving the protein MNPDTHESDLQQQQIQEKEEENLKNPMLLDEEEEENTMTKIRGQRNLKPSLAGKKWSEEFEFLIHDKDLSNVTEMGLVLSLVKEVEQRKVTIEGKQLELYGLKEQQLSVLSVCTTRAKAWLKHDL; this is encoded by the exons ATGAACCCAGATACCCATGAATCAGATCTCCAGCAGCAACAGATCCAAGAGAAGGAGgaagaaaatctcaaaaacCCGATGCTTtta gatgaagaagaggaagagaatacAATGACCAAAATTAGAGGGCAACGAAACTTGAAACCAAGTTTAGCTGGGAAAAAATGGTCTGAAGAATTTGAGTTTTTGATACATGACAAGGATTTGAGCAATGTGACTGAGATGGGGCTTGTACTGAGTTTGGTGAAGGAAGTGGAGCAGAGGAAAGTGACCATTGAAGGGAAACAGCTTGAATTGTATGGTCTGAAAGAACAGCAATTATCCGTCTTGTCCGTCTGTACCACAAGAGCAAAGGCTTGGCTGAAGCATGATTTGTAG
- the LOC108992461 gene encoding probable cinnamyl alcohol dehydrogenase 1 — MSSSCDNADCLAWAARDESGFLSPYKFSRRALGSDDVSIRITHCGVCYADLIWTRNGHGDSKYPLVPGHEIVGIVKEVGSNVRRFKVGDHIGVGTYVNSCRDCEYCNDGDEVYCDKGMAFTFNDVDADGTITKGGYSSYIVVHDRYCFSIPDEYPLASAAPLLCAGITVYAPMVRYKMNLHPGKSLGVIGLGGLGHMAVKFGKAFGLNVTVFSTSLSKKEESLSLLGADRFVLSSDQEQMKALDKSFDFIIDTASGDHPFDPYMALLKTAGVLVLVGFPSEVKFNPASLNLGMKTVSGSIAGGTKVTQEMLDFCAAHKVYPKIEVIPIEYANEALERLIKRDVKYRFVIDIEKSLK; from the exons ATGAGCTCCTCGTGTGACAATGCTGACTGCCTTGCATGGGCAGCAAGAGATGAATCTGGATTTTTATCACCATACAAGTTCAGCCGCAG GGCTCTAGGAAGTGATGACGTCTCGATAAGAATTACACACTGTGGAGTTTGTTATGCTGATTTAATTTGGACAAGGAATGGACATGGGGATTCGAAGTATCCTTTGGTGCCTGG ACATGAGATTGTTGGAATTGTGAAAGAGGTCGGTTCAAATGTTCGCCGTTTCAAAGTTGGTGACCATATTGGAGTGGGAACCTATGTCAACTCATGCAGGGATTGTGAGTATTGTAATGATGGAGACGAAGTTTATTGTGATAAAGGAATGGCATTCACTTTTAATGATGTGGATGCGGATGGTACTATTACAAAAGGAGGATATTCAAGTTATATTGTTGTGCATGACAG GTACTGCTTCAGCATACCTGATGAATATCCATTGGCTTCAGCAGCTCCTTTGCTTTGTGCTGGAATTACTGTGTATGCTCCCATGGTGCGCTACAAGATGAACCTGCATCCTGGTAAATCGTTAGGAGTGATTGGGCTTGGAGGCCTTGGTCACATGGCCGTGAAGTTTGGTAAGGCTTTTGGGTTGAATGTGACAGTTTTCAGCACTAGCTTATCCAAAAAGGAGGAATCCCTGAGTTTACTTGGTGCCGACAGATTTGTGCTCTCATCTGACCAAGAGCAGATGAAG GCCCTGGATAAGTCCTTTGACTTTATAATCGACACAGCATCTGGTGATCACCCATTTGATCCATACATGGCGCTGCTGAAGACTGCTGGTGTTCTCGTTCTCGTGGGGTTCCCTAGTGAAGTCAAATTCAATCCTGCAAGCCTAAATCTTG GAATGAAAACTGTTTCTGGTAGCATAGCAGGCGGTACAAAAGTGACGCAAGAAATGCTAGACTTCTGTGCTGCTCATAAAGTTTATCCAAAGATAGAAGTTATTCCAATTGAGTATGCAAATGAAGCTCTCGAGAGGCTAATAAAGAGAGATGTGAAGTACCGGTTTGTGATTGATATTGAGAAATCTCTGAAATGA